One Thermodesulfobacteriota bacterium genomic region harbors:
- a CDS encoding CheR family methyltransferase encodes MPRHATDSQLATVSRILASRLGLLFRPERWDELDRQLVQAADLLRQGDSDRLVHRLVSGLLTPEEAEALTGCLTVGETYFFREPKSFATLTDKILPERLAARAGSRRRLRLWSIACSTGEEAYSLAMVLDRYRAELGGWQVAVLGTDINAAALATASRGVYGPWSFRGLDEESRQTFFRPLANGRWEIVPRLRRLVTFRHCNLAKAPLPDEAAARQDQDVIFCRNLLMYWEPEMAAALVARLHANLAPEGWLVAGPTDAPFFLASGLFTLAGHGPMIFRPQGPASPVAGPPPERPVAAAEGLAEPPAADRAACLLLARCHAKKGQLAAAATWCQRALALERLDPEAHYLAAGIALELGQAHEGIKALERCLYLAPEHLLAHFTLGNLRCQQGNLRAGRRHLVAALTLARRYPPAAILPGETGLSAGRLVAIIATMLGGEGSAHG; translated from the coding sequence ATGCCCCGACACGCAACCGATTCTCAGCTGGCGACGGTGAGTCGCATTCTGGCCAGCCGCCTGGGCCTCCTGTTCCGGCCCGAGCGCTGGGACGAGCTGGACCGCCAGCTGGTGCAGGCCGCTGACCTCCTGCGGCAGGGCGACAGCGACCGGCTGGTGCACCGCCTCGTGAGCGGCCTCCTCACCCCGGAGGAGGCCGAGGCCCTGACCGGCTGTCTGACGGTGGGCGAGACCTACTTCTTCCGAGAGCCCAAGTCGTTTGCCACCCTGACCGACAAGATCCTGCCGGAGCGGCTGGCCGCCCGTGCGGGTAGCCGCCGCCGGCTGCGCCTGTGGAGCATCGCCTGCAGCACCGGCGAGGAGGCCTATTCCCTGGCCATGGTCCTGGATCGCTATCGGGCCGAGCTGGGTGGCTGGCAGGTGGCTGTCCTGGGCACCGACATCAACGCCGCAGCCCTGGCCACCGCCAGCCGCGGGGTCTATGGCCCCTGGTCCTTCCGGGGCCTGGACGAGGAGAGCCGGCAGACCTTCTTCCGGCCCCTGGCCAACGGGCGCTGGGAGATCGTCCCCCGTCTCCGGCGGCTGGTGACCTTCCGCCACTGCAACCTGGCCAAGGCGCCGCTGCCGGACGAGGCGGCAGCTCGCCAGGACCAGGATGTGATCTTCTGCCGCAATCTTCTCATGTACTGGGAGCCGGAGATGGCGGCAGCCCTGGTGGCCAGGCTGCACGCCAACCTGGCTCCGGAGGGCTGGCTGGTGGCCGGCCCCACCGACGCCCCCTTCTTTCTCGCCTCCGGGCTCTTTACCCTGGCCGGCCATGGCCCGATGATCTTCCGCCCCCAGGGACCGGCCTCTCCGGTAGCGGGACCGCCACCGGAGAGGCCGGTGGCTGCCGCCGAGGGACTGGCCGAGCCGCCGGCCGCAGACCGGGCCGCCTGCCTGCTTCTGGCCCGCTGCCACGCCAAGAAGGGGCAGCTTGCGGCCGCCGCCACTTGGTGCCAGCGGGCCCTGGCCCTGGAGCGTCTCGATCCCGAGGCCCATTACCTGGCCGCAGGCATTGCCCTGGAGCTGGGACAGGCGCACGAGGGGATCAAGGCCCTGGAGCGTTGTCTCTACCTGGCCCCGGAGCATCTGCTGGCCCATTTCACCCTGGGCAATCTGCGCTGCCAACAGGGGAACCTCCGGGCCGGCCGGCGGCACCTGGTAGCCGCCCTGACCCTTGCCCGCCGCTATCCCCCGGCGGCGATCCTGCCCGGCGAGACAGGCCTCAGTGCCGGCCGTCTGGTCGCCATCATCGCCACCATGCTGGGCGGCGAGGGCAGCGCCCACGGCTGA
- a CDS encoding metal-dependent hydrolase, translating into MPMPLGHAAVGLLAYRLASLLRRRPWSWAVAGAVAVLANLPDVDILAGLVLRDNALAFHRGPTHSLLFALVLGLGTAWLWRRASGRASLDPVAAVAVVLSHLAADVLWSGIPISFFWPLEVYWATGRRGWPQISRALAASGRLDAWLIAGALVLLLLTLLWRRRGAAHPPAGAASRPGTTDPGGSQG; encoded by the coding sequence ATGCCCATGCCCCTCGGACATGCGGCCGTGGGCCTTCTGGCCTATCGGCTGGCAAGCCTGCTCCGGCGCCGGCCCTGGTCCTGGGCTGTTGCCGGCGCCGTGGCGGTCCTGGCCAACCTGCCGGATGTGGACATCCTGGCTGGGCTGGTGCTGCGGGACAACGCCCTGGCCTTCCACCGGGGGCCCACCCACTCCCTGCTCTTTGCCCTGGTCCTGGGTCTGGGGACGGCGTGGCTGTGGCGCCGGGCCAGCGGGAGGGCGAGTCTCGATCCGGTGGCAGCGGTGGCGGTGGTCCTTTCCCATCTGGCCGCCGACGTTTTGTGGAGCGGCATCCCGATCTCCTTCTTCTGGCCCCTGGAGGTCTACTGGGCGACCGGCCGCCGGGGCTGGCCCCAGATCAGCCGCGCCCTGGCCGCCTCCGGTCGCCTGGACGCCTGGCTCATCGCCGGCGCCCTGGTCCTGCTTCTGCTCACCCTGCTGTGGCGCCGGCGGGGAGCCGCCCATCCCCCGGCCGGAGCCGCCTCCAGACCGGGCACCACGGATCCTGGCGGCAGCCAGGGCTAG
- the hemE gene encoding uroporphyrinogen decarboxylase — protein MNDTFLRACRGEAVSHTPIWIMRQAGRYLPAYHTVRDRVSFLELCKTPELAAEVTIQPVDILGVDAAILFSDILVPIEAMGMELAFHEKKGPVLGPVVRSLADVGRLSVPDPEERLGFVLEAIRILRRELAAKVPLIGFAGAPFTLATYVIEGGSSKSFFETKRLMYAAPEVWAALLDRITASTTLYLAAQVSAGAQALQIFDSWVGVLGPEDFARYALPYVKRIIADLRAQGVTVPIIYFANNGASLLELSETSGADVLGLDWRLDIAQALERLGPGVAIQGNLDPCALLLPEAELEKRVARILDQGRQARGHIFNLGHGILPETPPEKAQFLVACVHRLSRR, from the coding sequence ATGAACGATACCTTCCTGCGGGCCTGCCGCGGCGAGGCGGTCTCCCACACGCCGATCTGGATCATGCGCCAGGCCGGGCGGTATCTGCCCGCCTACCACACAGTCCGGGATCGGGTTTCCTTCCTGGAACTGTGCAAGACCCCGGAGCTGGCCGCCGAGGTGACGATCCAGCCGGTGGACATCCTGGGCGTCGATGCGGCGATCCTCTTTTCCGACATCCTGGTGCCCATCGAGGCCATGGGCATGGAGCTGGCCTTCCATGAGAAGAAGGGACCGGTCCTGGGACCGGTGGTGCGCTCGCTGGCCGATGTGGGGCGGCTGTCGGTGCCGGACCCGGAGGAGCGCCTGGGCTTTGTCCTGGAAGCCATCCGCATCCTCCGGCGGGAGCTGGCCGCCAAGGTGCCCCTCATCGGTTTTGCCGGCGCGCCTTTCACCCTGGCCACCTACGTGATCGAGGGCGGCTCGTCCAAGAGCTTCTTTGAGACCAAGCGCCTGATGTACGCCGCCCCGGAGGTGTGGGCGGCCCTCCTGGACCGGATCACCGCCAGCACCACCCTGTATCTGGCGGCCCAGGTGTCTGCCGGTGCCCAGGCGCTGCAGATTTTCGACTCCTGGGTCGGGGTGCTGGGTCCGGAGGATTTCGCCCGCTACGCCCTGCCCTACGTCAAGCGGATCATCGCCGACCTCCGGGCCCAGGGGGTGACGGTGCCGATCATCTACTTCGCCAACAACGGCGCCAGCCTTCTGGAGCTGTCCGAGACCAGCGGCGCCGATGTCCTGGGCCTCGACTGGCGGCTCGACATCGCCCAGGCCCTGGAGCGGCTGGGGCCGGGGGTGGCGATCCAGGGCAATCTGGACCCTTGCGCCCTCCTGCTGCCGGAGGCGGAGCTGGAAAAGAGGGTGGCCCGGATCCTCGACCAGGGCCGCCAGGCCCGCGGCCACATCTTCAACCTCGGCCACGGTATCCTGCCGGAAACGCCGCCCGAAAAGGCCCAGTTCCTGGTGGCCTGCGTCCATCGCCTGAGCCGGCGGTAG
- a CDS encoding MarC family protein has product MKAFWLAFVPLFVAVDALGVLPLYLGLTEDLDQAARRRIISQSVATATVVALTFLVAGTWILRLLGLTIADFMIAGGCVLFALSLRDLLTADKALRQVDPDSLGAVPIGVPLITGPAVLTTSLLVMHQHGFVIAALAVVTNILIAGITFLFAGAIHRVLGRAGSKTLSKIASLLLAAIAVMMVRRGLVALVTGSGSP; this is encoded by the coding sequence GTGAAGGCCTTCTGGCTGGCCTTCGTGCCCCTGTTCGTGGCCGTGGATGCCCTGGGGGTGCTGCCTTTGTACCTCGGCCTCACCGAGGACCTGGACCAGGCGGCGCGGCGGCGGATCATCAGCCAGTCGGTGGCCACGGCCACCGTGGTGGCCCTGACCTTCCTGGTGGCCGGCACCTGGATCCTGCGCCTTCTGGGGCTCACCATCGCCGACTTCATGATCGCCGGCGGCTGCGTGCTGTTCGCCCTCTCCTTGCGGGATCTCCTCACCGCGGACAAGGCCTTGCGCCAAGTGGACCCGGACAGCCTGGGCGCGGTGCCCATCGGCGTGCCCCTCATCACCGGGCCAGCGGTCCTCACCACCTCCCTTTTGGTCATGCACCAGCACGGCTTTGTCATCGCCGCCCTGGCGGTGGTGACCAACATCCTCATCGCCGGCATCACCTTTCTCTTCGCCGGCGCCATCCACCGGGTCCTGGGCCGAGCCGGCTCCAAGACCCTCTCCAAGATCGCGAGCCTCCTCCTGGCCGCCATCGCGGTCATGATGGTGCGACGGGGCCTGGTGGCCCTGGTCACCGGCAGCGGCAGCCCGTGA
- a CDS encoding DUF503 domain-containing protein, producing the protein MTPHPATIHLALLTVEIFIPHSGSLKSKRKVTSSLKRRIRNECNASVAELGLLEEWQRSLLGVAVLGNDRRLVDEQMNLVRGLFDEESEIEIVAARLEWC; encoded by the coding sequence ATGACCCCGCACCCGGCCACCATCCATCTCGCCCTCCTGACCGTCGAGATCTTCATCCCCCACTCCGGCTCCCTGAAGTCGAAGCGAAAGGTCACCTCCAGCCTCAAACGCCGGATCCGCAACGAGTGCAACGCCTCGGTGGCGGAGCTGGGGCTCCTGGAGGAATGGCAGCGCTCGCTCCTCGGAGTAGCGGTTCTGGGCAACGACCGCCGCCTGGTGGACGAGCAGATGAATCTGGTCCGGGGCCTGTTCGACGAGGAGAGCGAGATCGAGATCGTGGCCGCCCGCCTGGAGTGGTGCTAG
- a CDS encoding radical SAM protein: MEFVPKWIAWEITRRCNLKCVHCRSSSALEVAGHPDFSLEEARRVLDDIASYAQPVVVLSGGEPLLRPDVFEIARYGTQKGLRMCLATNGTLVTPEICDRIKEVDIKMVSLSLDGASAPVHDDFRCQPGAFDGTVRAAGLFREHGIPFLINSSFTKRNQAEIPKVARLAKELGATAWYMFMIVPTGRGEEILSELISKEDYEELLRWHYEMEKNETGMLVRPTCAPHYYRVVVQEARARGEKLERRSLKFSTGGAKGCLAGQLISLIDVDGNVLPCSYFPKAAGNIREQSFKEIWETSSLFQELRDFKSYRGRCGACEFVNVCGGCRARAYAMSGDYLAEEPFCGYLPLKLVKAQEAAGRDAGR, translated from the coding sequence GTGGAATTTGTGCCCAAGTGGATCGCCTGGGAGATCACCCGGCGCTGCAACCTCAAGTGTGTCCACTGCCGCTCGTCCTCGGCCCTGGAGGTGGCGGGCCACCCGGATTTCTCCCTGGAGGAGGCCCGGCGGGTCCTGGACGACATCGCCTCCTATGCCCAGCCGGTGGTGGTGCTCTCCGGCGGCGAGCCGCTTCTGCGGCCGGATGTCTTCGAGATCGCCCGCTACGGCACCCAAAAAGGCTTGCGCATGTGCCTGGCCACCAATGGCACCCTGGTGACGCCGGAGATCTGCGACCGTATCAAGGAAGTGGACATCAAGATGGTGTCCCTGAGCCTGGACGGGGCCAGCGCGCCAGTGCACGACGACTTCCGCTGCCAGCCCGGCGCCTTCGACGGCACAGTGCGGGCCGCCGGCCTCTTCCGGGAGCACGGCATCCCCTTCCTCATCAACTCCTCCTTCACGAAGCGCAACCAGGCCGAGATTCCCAAGGTCGCCCGCCTGGCCAAGGAGCTGGGCGCCACCGCCTGGTACATGTTCATGATCGTGCCCACCGGCCGGGGCGAGGAGATCCTCTCCGAGCTCATCTCCAAGGAGGACTACGAGGAGCTGTTGCGCTGGCATTACGAGATGGAGAAGAACGAGACCGGGATGCTGGTCCGGCCCACCTGCGCCCCCCATTACTACCGGGTGGTGGTGCAAGAGGCCCGGGCCCGGGGCGAGAAGCTCGAGCGCCGCAGCCTCAAGTTCTCCACCGGCGGTGCCAAGGGTTGTCTGGCCGGCCAGCTCATCAGCCTCATTGACGTGGACGGCAATGTGCTGCCCTGCTCCTACTTCCCCAAGGCGGCGGGCAACATCCGCGAGCAGTCCTTCAAGGAGATCTGGGAGACCTCGTCCCTGTTCCAGGAGCTGCGGGATTTCAAATCCTATCGGGGCCGCTGCGGGGCGTGCGAGTTTGTCAATGTCTGCGGCGGCTGCCGGGCCCGGGCCTACGCCATGAGCGGTGACTACCTGGCCGAGGAGCCGTTTTGCGGCTATCTGCCCCTGAAGCTGGTGAAGGCCCAGGAAGCGGCGGGCCGCGACGCCGGCCGCTAG
- a CDS encoding class I SAM-dependent methyltransferase, which yields MAQVVLKPGRDKSVRRRHPWIFSGAVARVDGEPAAGATVKVVAADGRLLGRGAYSPLSQILVRLWSLDPVEAIDDAFWQRRLARCLARRQDLASRDDATAYRLVNGEGDGLPGLVVDRYGDFLVCQLLAAGPEAWRATIVDTLGALVPVAGIFERSDAGVRAKEGLAPRVGLLAGEEPPAWIPIVEGPCRFQVDVRSGHKTGFYLDQRDNRARVTALAAGREVLNAFAYTGAFGISALAGGATRVTNLETSAAALAQAAVHARDNGFAAERLESLEADVFVALRRFRDMGRFFDCIILDPPKFAESASQVPAASRGYKDINLLAMKLLRPDGLLVTFSCSGHVSPEIFEAIVAEAARDAGRDPQVLARLGQPADHPFTLHFPEGSYLKGLICRV from the coding sequence ATGGCACAGGTGGTTCTGAAGCCAGGCCGGGACAAGAGCGTCCGGCGCCGCCATCCCTGGATCTTCTCCGGCGCTGTGGCGCGGGTGGACGGGGAGCCCGCCGCCGGCGCCACCGTGAAGGTGGTGGCCGCAGACGGCCGGCTCCTGGGCCGGGGGGCCTATTCCCCCCTTTCCCAGATCCTGGTGCGGCTGTGGAGCCTGGACCCGGTGGAGGCCATCGACGACGCCTTCTGGCAGCGACGTCTGGCGCGCTGCCTGGCGCGCCGGCAGGATCTGGCCAGCCGGGACGACGCGACGGCGTATCGGCTGGTCAACGGGGAAGGCGATGGCCTGCCCGGCCTGGTGGTGGACCGCTATGGCGATTTTCTGGTCTGCCAGCTGCTGGCGGCCGGCCCCGAGGCGTGGCGGGCGACCATCGTCGACACCCTGGGGGCGCTGGTGCCGGTGGCCGGGATCTTCGAGCGCTCCGACGCCGGGGTGCGGGCCAAGGAGGGGTTGGCGCCCCGGGTGGGGCTCCTGGCCGGCGAGGAGCCGCCAGCTTGGATCCCCATCGTCGAGGGCCCCTGCCGCTTCCAGGTGGATGTGCGCTCCGGCCACAAGACCGGCTTCTATCTCGACCAGCGGGACAACCGGGCGCGGGTGACGGCCCTGGCGGCGGGCCGGGAGGTGCTCAACGCCTTCGCCTACACCGGCGCTTTCGGCATCAGTGCCCTGGCCGGCGGCGCCACTCGGGTCACCAACCTGGAGACCTCGGCCGCTGCCTTGGCCCAGGCCGCCGTCCATGCCCGGGACAACGGCTTTGCTGCCGAGCGGCTGGAGAGCCTGGAGGCGGATGTCTTTGTCGCCCTGCGCCGCTTCCGGGACATGGGCCGCTTCTTTGACTGCATCATCCTCGATCCCCCCAAGTTCGCTGAATCGGCGAGCCAGGTGCCTGCTGCCAGCCGGGGCTACAAGGACATCAATCTGCTGGCCATGAAGCTCCTGCGGCCGGACGGCCTCCTGGTCACCTTCTCCTGCTCCGGCCATGTCTCCCCGGAGATCTTCGAGGCCATCGTCGCCGAGGCGGCCCGGGACGCCGGCCGGGACCCCCAGGTCCTGGCCCGCCTCGGCCAGCCGGCCGACCACCCCTTTACCCTCCACTTCCCGGAGGGCAGCTATCTCAAGGGGCTGATCTGCCGGGTGTAG